TACCGCTAGGGgggtagtactaatttacttattaattataatatcgccTTATAGTCTCGCTAGCaggtatatatattgctCAAATAATTTAGCATTACTTTTAATCGTCGACCCGCTATTATTTACCGGTTATTTGTAACGGTAAGGGGGTTCGTAGGTTCGAAAAAACGAGGCAATTAGAGCAATCGAAACAATTAGAGCGGTCGAAACAATTAGAGAAACGGCAGGGACTAAAGCAATCAATATagctagaataataaaaggagaagaaactagagctttaaatataatttacaatctacttaataaagcAGCGGGTATAAAAACTACacattatttactaataatacttaccttccttaccttcgtattactaatacctaTACcagtactaattaataaattactactattactactactcttaattataatacgtaGACTAGGTCTAACTCtaactctaattaattaaaattattaattaggggtcctaataatatttctataatccGGGTTTAAATTTActgtatatactattagtattagaatccTCTTATTATCTCTATCTCCGTTATCTACGCCGGTATTTATACAAATTATACGGGTACTAGGCCGTAAAAGCCGCTTCGATCGTCGGAGTTTATCCCTATTACTAGGAAGGGGGCGCTTAAGGGGCATCTCTAGCGCAAGCGCAGCAGTGCCGGGTACAAATCGTACGCGATACGGACTAGCGACTTAACTAGGATCCCTTAATATAGACTTCAATCGATTCGGGGTATCCATACGAATACAGAgtagttattagaatataaataccattaattatagtagtaatataggtaattgAAGGTTCGACTATTGTTACGAATCGATTAATTtacggtatatatatataattggcGGCTCTACTCAAAGTGGGGACTGACACCGTAATTGCAAGGCACAGGGGGCGCCTGATGTTGTCTTCCGGTTCTTGCGATGCACGTTCCGACCTCACACACTGGGTAATGAAGTAGGTAAATCAGAACGAAATCATTCGAGCACCAAACCTTTGTCAAATGCCATTCAAGATCAGTTGGTTTCATGATGTTCCCAGGAGGATAAGGCCGTCATCTTCACGAGTGTCCTCGAGGAGTTTTGCTACACCCTGTAGCTCAGTGTGCTACTACAGCAGGGGCAGTCCAGTCCAGGCTTTCTGTCAGCGGTCCAGGTTCCACGGCTGCGTCTGAAGTCAGTACCACAACGATCGACACTTCATGGAATCTTCTCATCACAACTCGTTAACTTCTTCAATACACGCTGGCTGCTTGTTAGTCTCAACGATCACGAGATTCCACTTCCCCACAAAGAGGAATCCATTCCATTTAGATGTTGTGTTTCTAGCAAGCCAGCTTACCTAGCCGCCTCCAAGATACCCGTCCCAAGCCACCGTCCCTGTGCTGTTGGCGCCGACCCTATCCTACTACCTAGCAGACCTCGCTAAGGAAGCCAGATACACCCCAACGGCATCTTCAAGGTCGCTCGCCCAATTCTATCAAGCTTCATTTCTCCTTGTTGAAAACAGAGATGAATGTGAGGTTCGTCGAAGCGAGCTTTCTTGTCGAATTTAAAAGCAATATGCGATGAAAATAGAGTTCTCACTTCTACCGCTGCTGCGTTGAGTGCCGTGATGACGTCGCATCGACACTTTTGGGGGTGGTCGCCATCCGGGCCTTTCTCACGTAAGGCGGCTGCGGGAATATGCTAACTTCCCTGCCAGATCGGGAATGCTCATTTCGAATCCGCGCTGTCGCTGGGTTGTGAGACTTTTAGTGACGTTGTTTGCTGCAATGAATGGAGGTTTTGAGAAGActtgaaagagaaggaggaggatttcgACGGATTGCGTGAAGCTCGAAACGTGGGGGGTAGCAGCTAGGACTAACAGTCGCTAACAGGCTTGCAGCCTAACGGAAAAGGAATCCGTTAGTGAGTTTTATCCATGGTCCATCCTAAGCTTAGCTCGCCATGACCTTTGATTTATCTTCGGGGTCCAGGGCATTTCCCCTCCTCTGCTCTCCTCCCGTTGCTCATTCTCTGCCCGATATCGCGTTTTTTTCGTTTTCGAGATGTTCTAGCGCCCTCAATACTGTCTAAACCGAATGAATTCAAACAGTTCCAAGAATGTCTAGGACCACCACTTTGATTCTACAGTGAACGGACCATGCTGGTCACCTCATCGGATAGTGACCAGCCGAACAACCAACCACCATTTACGCACgcgacacacacacacaccacccCTCACACCCATCCGTCAACTCGGGAAAGATGATGCCGACATACAACAGTCCTATCACATCACATCCGACGACCGGGTCTAGATGCCCTTCCCCTCATGTGAATTATGTGTGTTAACGTTAGTGGCGGCATACCTGGTTGCCGCTTAACGGACTTGTAAAACCTCTCACATCCCCGCTTGCCATTGGCCCGCATTTATCACCAGATCAAGTACCACCATATTCAACAACTCAAGTCTACCTCGAGCAATATCCACATTGCGAAAAGGATATCGTATCTACGCAAGTCAGCTGATCCAAAGGggccattttttttttaccgtTTTGCTTCATATTAGCTTACAGATGGTGGAAGACGAGAGGTTGAAATCTCAAAGTCGACCTCTGGACTTTGTCACTGAAGAAGATGTGAAAGTGGGGTTTCTTTCTGCACGTCCGTTACGCGACCTCTCCATCCTACCCTGCATACTACCTTCACCATTCACAGCGAGGGTTGTCATGGCGGGATCCAGTGCACTTATCATATCCGCAGGTGACTCGACCTCTTCGCCTTGGCTACCAAACTGCAGAATCTTCATTCCCATCTTCAACTTTACACCATCCTTCTATTGATTgcttttgttttgttcttgTACATTGTTGATAGTCTAGTAACATATCACCATCTTCGTTCATCGCAGCATTCTAGACATATTCATCACTGTTCATCCTTCCAATCATCGGTTTGTTATCACCCAACTAAAATTTGCCTAGCTTGTTTCTCAATTCACCCCTCTCCGGATTCCATCATCAGCGAAAGTACAGCCAGCGACAAGTATACCTCTACTAGCATGATCGTCTAAAGCCAACATGTCCCGCTACCATAACCTCCCCGACTCCAAAACGGACATCAACCCTTACGATGGCGAAGACTCCTACGCCATgatctcttcatcttcactaTCCTCCCCAGACTTCATCGACAAGGCCCCGGGGCCCGCCAAAGgtcacaacaacaacctcaccaTCCCCGACCTCTCAACCTTCCACCCCTCCGCCCTCCGCTCGCTAaccacctcccccttctccgaGCATGAACTCCTCTCCCCTTCATTCCAACACATCCGCCGGACCCTCTCCCGCTCCCCGTCACCCTCAAGGTCCTTCCAACATGGCCCCATTGGCCCCAACTCCTCCAACCCAAAATCACGAATCATCAACTTCCTCCACCGCAATCGGCCTCTCTTCCAAGTAGCCATCGCCCAACTCTTTGGGGCTTTGATGAACCTCTCTGCTCGTCTTCTCGAACTTTCTGGCGAagtggaagggggaggagaaggagaagaagaaggaaaagcagGAATGCACCCCTTCCAGATCCTCTTTGCCCGAATGTTTTTAACCAGTCTCCTCTCGCTTCTTTACATGCACTGGAAAAAGGTCGAGTTTGCGCcgtgggggaggagggaggtgcGGTGGTTGTTGGTTTTGCGGGGTGTTACTGGGTTTGtgagtctttttttttaatttaatattcttaaactttttttttcttcctttcagCTCTTTTTGGTACGATCTTCGTACGTATCATGGCCATTGTTGGGGATTGAAGGCAGGTGAATGTCgggtgaagaagaggacgaaagAATGTCTTGTGAACTACGACTCCGAAAGTGAATGAAACTGACACATGAAACAGTTCGGCATCTTCCCCCTCTGGTACTCCATGCTCTACCTCCCCATCGCCGAAGCAACAGTCATCACCTTCTTGGCTCCCTCCCTCTCAGGCTACCTCTCCCACCTGCTTCTCAAAGACCCCTTCACCAAAAAAGAGCAAATAGCCAGCTTCGTCGCCTTGGCCGGCGTCGTCCTAATCGCCCGCCCTAtttcctttttgttttcctcttcctcctccacaccAACAACTGTCCCACCCTCTTTGGATCCCAataccaacaccaccaacctcacCTCCCCCGCTTCACCCGCCACCAATAATATCACCGACGACATgcccccctccctccgcctcctAGGCATCGCCTCCGCCCTGCTCAGCGTCCTCGGCGCATCTGCAGCCTACACCACCATCCGCGCCCTCGGCCCTTCCACCCACCCTTTAATCTCCGTCAACTACTTTAGCCTGTGGTGCACCTTCGTCTCCCTCCTAGCTTTACTTCTCTGTCCTTTACTCGGCATCGGACAGGAGGCCACAAATCTAGTACCCGCTATTCGCTGGGGACTGCCTAGGGGAGTGTATCAATGGGGTTTGTTGATAGGGTTAGGAGTTGCCGGGTTTGTAATGCAGTTTTTGTTGACGTCTGGGTTGGGGGCTGGGCCGGGACGTGATAAAGATGGGGATGGAAAGGGGGGTGGTGAAAGTGGGGGTGAAGGTGAAAGGAGAAGGGACCAACgggtgacgatgacgaagggAGCAACGAAGTCGAATCGCGCGACGGCCATGATTTATACGCAGATGCTATTCGCGGCGGGGTTTGATAAGTGGGTGTTTGGACGGACCATGAGTGGGTGGAGTGTGGTTGGGTGTGGGCTAATCGTTGGAAGTGCGTTGTGGGCTGTTTTGGCAAAGGAGACGGGTgcagaaaaggaaggggtgAGGGGTGGACAGGAGGGTGCAGATTTGGAGATGGCTGGGGGTATGAGGGAAAGTAGGACGGAGAgtggcgaagaagaggaaggtgtgCCGATGTTGAGAGGGacagaagtagaagaagggGTCGCATCTAGGGACCAACGGACTGATGACTGATGTGGTCTGTTTACGAGCAGCCTTCTATAGAATAACCAGATTGCGAACGCACTGAAAGCATATTGGTCAGCCGCGAGCCAAGTGagacaagaaggaaaacCTGGGTTGAGACTTGGCCCTTCTCTAGTCCTTGGACACTCTGCGCTTAAACCTGCCTGGGAAACTGGTGCAGCGATTGCCAAAGACATACTTCGATAGGAACGCCTTTGAGGATGGTCAGACGGAGCTTTCCCATTTTCATGATCTGAGTGCACGGGGGAATTACAGATTTCTGTGCCAGAGGTGGAAGAGTACAGCAGGGTAAGGGtaagggaggagaagattgaGGGAGTTGCTCGGAGTGGGTGCCGAAGTGAAGGCTGGTGCTTCTCGAGTTACGTTGGCAAGCAGATGTGATCATTGTCAGTGGTGTGCAATGATGCTAACCGGACTGAATGGGGTTGTAGTGGGATAAGAGCGTCACCCAAGTCGATAACCGAGAGGACTCTGTCACTGTGACATTTGACGATGGGACATCAACCTCAGGGACTCTTCTCGTGGCTTGCGATAGTGCCAACTCAGTGATTCGCCGTGCTTTGTTCCCGGAGGAGCAGTATCCGAGGTACCGAATTCCAGACTCCAGTAAGAGTGATGGGTGTCAGACTCGACTGCTCAAGAGAAGAAATTGAGCCGGTAAGGATGCTTGATCCGTTTTTCCTGCAAGGCAGTTGTCCTGCGACAAGGCCGTATGTTTACACCAGCGGTAAGAACGCATTCCAGATTCCGCTAGTGAGATGTCTCTCTGGTGAGTTGTTGACATGAGAATACCTCTAGTCCTCGATGCGCCCGGGAACTACCCCGATAAGCGGACGGATAAGTATACTG
The Neurospora crassa OR74A linkage group II, whole genome shotgun sequence DNA segment above includes these coding regions:
- a CDS encoding DUF6 domain-containing protein produces the protein MSRYHNLPDSKTDINPYDGEDSYAMISSSSLSSPDFIDKAPGPAKGHNNNLTIPDLSTFHPSALRSLTTSPFSEHELLSPSFQHIRRTLSRSPSPSRSFQHGPIGPNSSNPKSRIINFLHRNRPLFQVAIAQLFGALMNLSARLLELSGEVEGGGEGEEEGKAGMHPFQILFARMFLTSLLSLLYMHWKKVEFAPWGRREVRWLLVLRGVTGFFGIFPLWYSMLYLPIAEATVITFLAPSLSGYLSHLLLKDPFTKKEQIASFVALAGVVLIARPISFLFSSSSSTPTTVPPSLDPNTNTTNLTSPASPATNNITDDMPPSLRLLGIASALLSVLGASAAYTTIRALGPSTHPLISVNYFSLWCTFVSLLALLLCPLLGIGQEATNLVPAIRWGLPRGVYQWGLLIGLGVAGFVMQFLLTSGLGAGPGRDKDGDGKGGGESGGEGERRRDQRVTMTKGATKSNRATAMIYTQMLFAAGFDKWVFGRTMSGWSVVGCGLIVGSALWAVLAKETGAEKEGVRGGQEGADLEMAGGMRESRTESGEEEEGVPMLRGTEVEEGVASRDQRTDD